The stretch of DNA GGCCATGGCGTTGATGAAGCTGATCTTGGTGGCCAGGAAGGAGTTCGCCGCGGTCTTGACCAGCTCCGCGGTGGGGTAGTCGGTGACGATCCGGGGGATGCCCTCCTCCAGCAGGGGCTGGTAGACGGCGTCGAGAGCGGCCTGGGCCTCCTGGGCGTCGCGGGAGTCGGTGGGCACCCCGTAGACGATGCGGTCGGGGTGGAGGGTGTCGGCCACGGCGAAGCCCTCACGCAGGAACTCGGGGTTCCACAGCACCAGGGCGCGGCCGGCCAGGCGCTCGGCCACCTGCTGGGCGGTGCCGACCGGAACAGTCGACTTGCCCACCACGACGCTGCGCCCGCCCTCGGGCAGGGCGTCATGAAGCATGTCGACTACGCTCCACAGCTGGCTCAGATCCGCCTCACCGCCGGTGGCGGACTGCGGGGTGCCCACAGCGATGAAGTGGACATCGGCCTCGGCCAGTTCTGCCGCCGTCGGCGCTGAGGTGAAGCGCAGGTCGCCCTGCTGGGCGCCGGTGATCAGCAGCTCGGGCAGGCCCGGCTCGTAGAAGGGGGCGCGGCCCTGGGAGAGGGCCTCGACCTGCTCGGTCCGGGTATCGATTCCCAGAACATGGTGTCCCAGGTGGGCCATGGCGGCGGCGTGGACGGCACCGAGGTATCCGCAGCCGATGACAGTGAGCTTGAGAGGGGTCATGAGTTGTTCCAATCGTTGCTGAGGTTGAGGGGGGCGAAAGGCGAGGCGTTCCCCAGGCAGTGGTGCACCCAGACGGGCAGCCACTGGTGGGCAGCGGGCCGGAAGGCGTGGACGAAGACGAGTCGCAGCGCCGACGAGCGGTAGTAGGTCTCCAGACGATCCGCCGTCGTGGGCAGCGTGCGGGCCATGTTGTCGAGCAGCCCGCGGACCTGTGCGTGGGCCTCGGGACCGAGCCGGCCCCGAACCGCCATGAGGTCCGCATGGGCCCAGAGGTTGCCCAGGTCGAGGGCCGCCTCGGCCGTGGCCGCGGTGTCCAGGTCGAGCAGGGACAGCTCGATTCCGTCCCACAGAAGCTGACCGTCGTGGAGGTCGCGGTGGGCGATGATGCGCACTCCGTCGTCCTCCCGCAGGCTCAGGCAGGTGTCCACCACCTGCTCGTGCAGGAGAGCCGGCTGGTCGATGACGCCGTGGCGTTGGGCGGAGGCACACCATCGGCGCAGCACCTCGGCCTCCTGACGCGGCCCGTGGACGGGCAGGTCCGCCTCGCCGTGGGCCAGGTGGGCCCAGGAGTCCGCCAGGCGCCTCCACGCGGGCAGACCGGTGTCGCCGAGCGCGTCAAGGCTGCGGCCGGGCAACAGCTCGAGGTCGATGACGTCGTCGATGTCGTCACTGCTATCCAGGATCCGGGGGGTGCGCAGGCCAGTGATCCTCAGGAGCGAGGCGGCTGTCGTGTGCGCTCGCACCAGTGCTGCGGCCCGGTGCGGCCGCACGATCTTGCGGACCCGCGTCTCCTCCATCACCACTGCGCGGCGGCCGGCGCGGTGGACGACGAGCGCTCCGGTCAGGCGCGCGGATAGGGCCGGCAGGGCCGGGTCAGTGGCATAGGGCAGCAGGTCGGGAGCCGCTCCGGCGGTGACGTGCCCGGCGCGCAGACGGCCCTTGCCGTCGACGCACTCGATGCTCACGCTCGTGGAGCCCGAGTCCCGGTGCTCGGGCCAGGCGCGGCGCAGCCCTGGGATCGCGCGCAGCGTGCTCAGCATGCCGTTCATCTCTGGTTTCTGTGTCATCTCAGTCATCTGTGTCGTAGTCGAGACTTCTGTCATGCCCAGGCGGTCTCCTTCTCAGGTGACCGGGCGATGCTCTCAATGGCGGCCAGCTCCATTCCGATGCGCTCTCGCCAGGACGGATCGGCATGGCGCAGAGGATCGGCCAGCCGCGCCAGGCGCGAGCGGGCGACCGCCACCCCCAGCTGTTCGGCAGCGGGCACCGGTCGGTGCTCGGCGTAGCCCTCCAGCAGGGCACGCCCCTGGGAGGTCGGGGCCATCGCGAGGTAGGAGCCCAGATCGGTGGCCGCTGGGGCTAGGCGCACCCGGTCGAAGTCGGTCAGCCAGATCTGCCCGGTGGAGCGCTCGTACAGCACCTGGTCGGGGGAGGCATCGCCGTGGGTGAGGACCGGCTCGCCAGACGACCGGGTGGGCAGCATGCCGCCCACCGCCCGCACGCGGCGGGCCAGCTCGGGATCGAGGACATCGAGCTGACGGGCGTGAACCTCGGCCAGGTCCCGAGGATCGGGATGCTGGTGAGGCAGCCTGTAGACGAGGTCCGGCCTCAGGGCTTCTACGCAGGAGTGCAGCTCGGCCAGCAGCGCCCCCACGCGCCGCGTGGCATCGGCTGCGGA from Actinomyces sp. Marseille-P3109 encodes:
- a CDS encoding UDP-glucose dehydrogenase family protein; the protein is MTPLKLTVIGCGYLGAVHAAAMAHLGHHVLGIDTRTEQVEALSQGRAPFYEPGLPELLITGAQQGDLRFTSAPTAAELAEADVHFIAVGTPQSATGGEADLSQLWSVVDMLHDALPEGGRSVVVGKSTVPVGTAQQVAERLAGRALVLWNPEFLREGFAVADTLHPDRIVYGVPTDSRDAQEAQAALDAVYQPLLEEGIPRIVTDYPTAELVKTAANSFLATKISFINAMAHLCDTAGADVTVLADAIGHDPRIGRRFLQAGVGFGGGCLPKDIRALQASAALHGATHLADLLGQVDSINREQRDRIVDLARTHLGGDLSGRAITILGAAFKPMSDDVRDSPALDVASRLVDLGAKVTVCDPQALPVVSRSHPHLTAVEDPRAALKGAELVLLLTEWDQFVSLDPTDAATVVADRIIIDGRNALDPVAWRRAGWTYAGVGR
- a CDS encoding phosphotransferase gives rise to the protein MTQKPEMNGMLSTLRAIPGLRRAWPEHRDSGSTSVSIECVDGKGRLRAGHVTAGAAPDLLPYATDPALPALSARLTGALVVHRAGRRAVVMEETRVRKIVRPHRAAALVRAHTTAASLLRITGLRTPRILDSSDDIDDVIDLELLPGRSLDALGDTGLPAWRRLADSWAHLAHGEADLPVHGPRQEAEVLRRWCASAQRHGVIDQPALLHEQVVDTCLSLREDDGVRIIAHRDLHDGQLLWDGIELSLLDLDTAATAEAALDLGNLWAHADLMAVRGRLGPEAHAQVRGLLDNMARTLPTTADRLETYYRSSALRLVFVHAFRPAAHQWLPVWVHHCLGNASPFAPLNLSNDWNNS